In Allomuricauda ruestringensis DSM 13258, the following proteins share a genomic window:
- the purL gene encoding phosphoribosylformylglycinamidine synthase codes for MIHFFGDKATKVFAVQTAQEITQEDSNKLTWLFGNQPKIEAASLDAFFVGPRAAMITPWSTNATEISQNMGITGIIRIEEFQAVTEDFTDFDPMLSQKYSGLGQDIFTINIVPEAIQEIDDIAAYNDKEGLALSEEEVEYLEGLAKKLGRKLTDSEVFGFSQVNSEHCRHKIFNGTFVIDGKEKPSSLFKLIKKTSEANPNDIVSAYKDNVAFIKGPKAVQFAPKSADKPDFYEEKEFDSVLSLKAETHNFPTTVEPFNGAATGSGGEIRDRLAGGKGSLPLAGTAVYMTSYSRLEENRPWEKGMKERDWLYQTPMDILIKASNGASDFGNKFGQPLIAGSVLTFEYDESKDISTALDMTPRKLGFDKVIMMAGGIGYGKTDQALKDTPKKGDRIVVLGGDNYRIGMGGAAVSSADTGEFSSAIELNAVQRSNPEMQKRASNAVRGLFESRDNPIVSIHDHGAGGHLNCLSELVEVTGGTIDTDKLPVGDPTLSKKELIGNESQERMGLVIGEKDLDLLNRVSARERSPMYNVGEVTGDHTFKFTSGETGETPMNLELSDMFGSSPKTIMADKTAQQKYPALAYSLEHFHDYLEQVLQLEAVGCKDWLTNKVDRCVGGRVAKQQCVGPLQLPLNNCGVMALDFKGKEGIATSIGHSPISALIDPVAGSRNSVAEALTNIVWAPLKDGLKSVSLSANWMWPCRNQGEDARLYSAVESVSEFAIDLGINIPTGKDSLSMKQKYKDGEVLSPGTVIVSAGANCNNITQVVEPVLQKDGGDIYYINLSKDSHKLGGSSFAQILNGIGDEAPSVLDADYFKTVFNTLQKLIKDGQILAGHDVASGGLITTFLELCFADNDLGAQLDLSALGEQDIIKLLFSENIGVVFQAKDASVEKVLSASGVEFTKIGVPITESTLKIKNNGIEIGLNISSLRDTWFKTSYLLDNKQTANGLAKDRYDNYKNQPLQYIFPKKFDGKLPVASTPLSPRPKAAILREKGSNSEREMANAMYLAGFDVKDVHMTDLITGRETLEDIQFIGAVGGFSNSDVLGSAKGWAGAFKYNEKANKALKDFFARPDTLSVGICNGCQLFMELDLINPEHGTHGRMTYNDSHKHESNFTSVKIQKNNSVMLSNMAGTTLGVWISHGEGKFSLPHSEDQYHIVAKYGYEAYPANPNGSDYNTAMLCDKTGRHLVTMPHIERSTFPWNWAHYPKDRIDEVSPWLEAFVNAREWLENLED; via the coding sequence ATGATCCATTTTTTTGGGGACAAGGCGACCAAGGTTTTTGCCGTCCAAACCGCTCAGGAAATCACTCAGGAAGATAGTAATAAACTGACATGGTTGTTTGGCAACCAGCCTAAGATTGAAGCGGCGTCTCTCGACGCCTTTTTTGTTGGCCCACGTGCCGCCATGATTACGCCTTGGAGCACAAACGCTACCGAAATCAGCCAAAATATGGGCATCACTGGAATTATCCGTATTGAGGAATTCCAAGCGGTAACGGAAGACTTTACCGATTTTGATCCGATGCTTTCCCAAAAGTATAGCGGGTTGGGACAAGATATTTTCACGATCAACATCGTCCCAGAGGCTATCCAAGAGATTGATGACATTGCTGCGTACAATGATAAGGAAGGATTGGCCCTAAGTGAAGAAGAAGTTGAATATTTGGAAGGACTCGCCAAGAAATTGGGACGCAAGTTGACGGATTCCGAAGTATTTGGCTTTAGTCAGGTGAATTCCGAGCATTGCAGGCACAAAATTTTCAATGGCACCTTTGTGATTGATGGAAAGGAAAAACCCTCTTCCTTATTCAAATTGATCAAAAAGACATCAGAAGCGAACCCAAACGATATTGTTTCAGCCTACAAAGACAACGTCGCCTTTATAAAAGGGCCAAAAGCTGTTCAGTTTGCACCGAAAAGTGCGGACAAACCCGACTTTTATGAAGAAAAAGAGTTTGATTCCGTACTGTCGCTAAAAGCGGAGACCCATAACTTCCCTACTACTGTGGAGCCTTTTAATGGTGCTGCCACGGGTTCTGGTGGAGAAATCAGGGACCGTTTGGCAGGAGGGAAAGGTTCACTCCCTTTGGCGGGAACCGCTGTTTATATGACCTCCTATTCCCGATTGGAGGAAAACCGTCCATGGGAAAAAGGAATGAAAGAACGGGATTGGTTGTACCAGACTCCAATGGATATCTTGATCAAGGCGTCGAATGGAGCGTCCGATTTTGGGAACAAATTTGGACAACCGTTAATTGCCGGTTCCGTGCTTACATTTGAGTATGATGAATCTAAAGATATCTCGACTGCGCTCGACATGACACCTCGAAAACTGGGTTTTGACAAGGTGATTATGATGGCTGGAGGTATTGGTTATGGTAAAACCGACCAAGCCTTGAAAGATACGCCCAAGAAAGGGGACAGAATAGTTGTTCTAGGTGGAGACAACTACCGTATCGGGATGGGCGGAGCTGCCGTTTCCAGTGCAGATACTGGAGAATTTAGTTCCGCCATTGAACTGAATGCCGTGCAGCGTTCCAACCCAGAAATGCAAAAAAGAGCCTCGAACGCCGTTCGCGGTTTGTTTGAAAGTCGTGACAACCCCATTGTTTCCATTCACGATCACGGAGCAGGCGGACATTTAAACTGTCTGTCCGAATTGGTTGAAGTAACGGGTGGAACCATTGATACGGATAAGTTGCCCGTTGGAGATCCTACGCTTTCCAAAAAAGAATTGATAGGCAATGAGTCCCAAGAACGCATGGGATTGGTTATCGGTGAAAAGGATTTGGATTTGTTGAACCGCGTTTCGGCACGAGAACGTTCTCCAATGTACAATGTTGGCGAGGTCACGGGCGACCATACGTTTAAATTCACTTCGGGTGAAACTGGTGAAACCCCAATGAATCTGGAGCTTTCCGATATGTTCGGAAGTTCTCCCAAAACCATTATGGCGGATAAAACTGCTCAGCAAAAATACCCAGCGCTAGCCTATTCTTTAGAACATTTCCATGATTATTTGGAGCAAGTGCTGCAATTGGAAGCCGTAGGCTGTAAAGATTGGCTGACCAATAAGGTGGATCGTTGTGTAGGCGGACGCGTTGCAAAGCAACAATGCGTAGGACCATTGCAATTGCCTTTGAACAATTGCGGCGTAATGGCCCTCGATTTTAAAGGAAAAGAAGGGATTGCAACCAGTATTGGCCACTCTCCTATCTCTGCCTTGATCGATCCTGTTGCCGGTAGTAGAAACAGCGTAGCGGAAGCCTTGACCAACATTGTTTGGGCTCCATTGAAAGATGGTTTAAAATCAGTATCCCTATCAGCGAACTGGATGTGGCCCTGCAGAAATCAAGGAGAGGATGCTCGATTGTATTCCGCCGTGGAATCCGTATCGGAGTTTGCCATAGATTTAGGTATCAACATACCCACTGGAAAGGATTCGCTTTCCATGAAGCAAAAGTACAAAGATGGGGAGGTATTATCTCCCGGGACAGTAATCGTTTCTGCTGGTGCAAACTGCAACAACATAACCCAAGTGGTAGAACCCGTTTTGCAAAAAGATGGTGGGGATATCTACTACATCAACCTATCCAAGGACAGTCACAAATTGGGTGGTTCTTCCTTTGCACAGATTTTGAACGGTATTGGTGATGAAGCTCCATCTGTTTTGGATGCCGATTATTTTAAAACCGTATTCAACACCTTACAGAAACTCATCAAAGACGGTCAAATTTTGGCGGGTCACGATGTGGCTTCAGGCGGATTGATCACTACGTTTTTGGAACTTTGCTTTGCAGATAATGATTTGGGTGCCCAATTGGATTTATCAGCCTTGGGCGAACAGGATATCATCAAACTATTGTTTTCTGAAAACATTGGGGTGGTGTTTCAAGCCAAAGATGCTTCGGTGGAAAAAGTATTGTCAGCATCAGGTGTGGAATTTACCAAAATCGGTGTTCCAATAACAGAAAGCACCTTGAAAATCAAAAATAATGGTATTGAAATAGGATTGAACATTAGCTCTTTGCGCGATACTTGGTTCAAAACATCCTATTTATTGGACAACAAACAGACCGCCAATGGTTTGGCCAAAGACCGATATGATAACTACAAGAATCAACCATTGCAATATATTTTCCCTAAAAAATTTGACGGGAAACTCCCGGTGGCTTCGACTCCGCTCAGCCCACGACCCAAAGCGGCCATTCTACGCGAAAAGGGAAGCAATTCCGAACGAGAAATGGCAAACGCCATGTATTTGGCCGGTTTTGATGTAAAAGATGTACACATGACCGACCTTATCACGGGTAGGGAAACTTTGGAAGATATACAGTTTATCGGTGCCGTTGGTGGTTTCTCCAACTCGGATGTATTGGGAAGTGCAAAAGGTTGGGCAGGTGCCTTCAAGTACAATGAAAAAGCCAATAAGGCTCTAAAAGATTTCTTTGCCAGACCCGATACCCTATCCGTTGGGATTTGTAATGGTTGTCAATTGTTTATGGAATTGGACCTCATCAACCCAGAGCATGGCACTCATGGCAGAATGACCTACAATGACTCACATAAACACGAGAGCAATTTTACCTCGGTAAAAATTCAAAAGAACAACTCTGTAATGCTTTCCAACATGGCAGGAACCACGCTCGGGGTTTGGATAAGTCATGGAGAAGGCAAATTCAGTCTACCGCATAGCGAAGACCAATACCATATTGTGGCCAAATATGGTTATGAGGCGTATCCCGCCAACCCCAACGGAAGCGATTACAACACCGCCATGCTTTGTGATAAAACGGGGCGACATTTAGTGACTATGCCACATATTGAGCGATCTACATTCCCTTGGAACTGGGCTCACTATCCAAAGGATAGAATCGATGAAGTATCGCCTTGGTTAGAGGCTTTTGTGAATGCACGGGAATGGTTGGAAAACTTGGAAGATTAG
- a CDS encoding MarR family winged helix-turn-helix transcriptional regulator — MKDLTIDYALRATWQAVSKMYNEEAKNYGLTMAIGFTLLSIDPKGGTPSTTLGPKMGMEATSLSRILKNIEQKGYIQRKRNPKDGRGVLIYLTPLGLEKRGESKEVVLRFNEVVKEHTSQEDLVGFFRVIETINKLITDKKVYIKTTNN; from the coding sequence ATGAAAGATTTGACCATTGATTACGCCCTTAGGGCCACTTGGCAGGCTGTTAGCAAAATGTACAATGAGGAAGCGAAAAACTATGGGCTTACAATGGCCATTGGATTTACCTTACTGAGTATTGACCCAAAAGGAGGTACACCAAGTACCACATTGGGGCCCAAAATGGGGATGGAAGCAACGAGTTTATCAAGGATTTTAAAGAATATTGAGCAAAAAGGATACATACAACGTAAACGTAACCCAAAAGATGGCCGTGGTGTTCTGATTTATTTGACTCCGCTGGGTTTGGAAAAACGGGGAGAATCCAAAGAAGTAGTATTGCGTTTCAACGAAGTGGTAAAAGAACATACCTCTCAAGAGGATTTGGTGGGCTTTTTTAGAGTCATTGAAACCATTAACAAGCTTATTACAGACAAAAAGGTTTACATAAAAACAACTAATAATTAA
- a CDS encoding AMP-dependent synthetase/ligase — protein sequence MQTVTRLFDFPYYQLEKYPLEKSLVTKSDGTWIATSTQQYIDKANAVSRALLRMGVKPNDKIAVISMTNRTEWNIVDIGILQIGAQNVPIYPTISEEDYEYVLNHSEAKYCFVSCGEVLEKVLSISSKIDKLEEIYSFDELDNCKNWKEVLELGTDTSNQNDVGKLKDAVKPDDLATLIYTSGTTGRPKGVMLSHNNIVSNVVDSQVRVPFETGGTALSFLPVCHIFERMILYLYQYCGVEIYFAEGLDKISDNVKEVKPHVMSVVPRLLEKVYDAIIAKGTNLTGIKKKLFFWAVEVGLKFEPYGANGWWYEKKLGLARKLIFSKWKEGLGGNLSVMVSGSAALQPRLARIFAAAEMPVMEGYGLTETSPVIAVNDQRNKGWKIGTVGKMIDNVEVKIAEDGEILCKGPNVMMGYYKDPEKTAEVMTGAYFHTGDIGEIDAEGFLRITDRKKEMFKTSGGKYVAPQLLENRFKQSRFIEQIMVVGEGEKMPAALIQPNFEFVKEWAKRHHIDLGSNDELVKNEKVIARMQEEVDWANQEFAKWEKVKQFRLTPDVWSVEEGHLTPTMKLKRKPVKEMYLDLYNDIYEH from the coding sequence ATGCAGACTGTTACCCGATTATTTGATTTCCCATACTATCAACTTGAAAAATACCCCTTAGAAAAATCATTGGTCACCAAAAGTGACGGTACATGGATAGCTACATCCACACAACAGTACATTGACAAAGCCAATGCCGTGAGCAGGGCCTTACTTCGGATGGGCGTTAAGCCCAACGACAAAATTGCTGTGATTTCCATGACCAACCGAACGGAATGGAACATTGTGGATATTGGAATTCTTCAAATTGGGGCGCAGAACGTACCCATTTACCCTACCATTTCCGAAGAAGATTATGAGTATGTCCTTAACCATTCCGAAGCAAAATATTGTTTTGTTTCCTGTGGCGAAGTGTTGGAAAAGGTCTTGTCCATAAGCTCAAAAATTGACAAGCTGGAAGAGATTTATTCCTTTGATGAGCTGGATAATTGCAAAAACTGGAAAGAGGTCTTGGAATTGGGAACCGATACATCTAACCAAAATGATGTCGGAAAATTAAAAGATGCCGTTAAGCCTGATGACCTTGCTACCCTCATATATACTTCCGGCACCACAGGAAGACCAAAAGGGGTTATGCTATCTCACAACAATATAGTTTCCAACGTGGTCGATAGCCAAGTTAGGGTTCCTTTCGAAACGGGTGGAACTGCCCTCAGTTTTTTGCCTGTTTGCCACATCTTTGAGCGTATGATCCTTTACCTCTATCAATATTGCGGTGTAGAAATTTATTTTGCTGAAGGGCTGGACAAAATCAGTGATAATGTGAAAGAGGTGAAACCCCACGTGATGAGTGTTGTTCCCCGATTGCTGGAGAAAGTCTATGACGCCATTATTGCCAAGGGAACCAATTTAACTGGCATAAAAAAGAAATTATTTTTCTGGGCTGTGGAAGTAGGGCTCAAATTTGAGCCTTACGGTGCAAACGGCTGGTGGTACGAGAAAAAACTTGGGCTTGCCCGTAAATTGATATTTAGCAAATGGAAAGAAGGTCTCGGCGGCAATCTATCCGTTATGGTTTCCGGCAGTGCCGCACTTCAACCAAGGCTCGCCAGAATTTTTGCCGCAGCGGAGATGCCCGTAATGGAAGGCTACGGACTTACGGAGACCTCGCCCGTAATTGCTGTAAACGACCAACGCAACAAAGGTTGGAAAATTGGCACCGTTGGGAAAATGATCGATAACGTAGAAGTGAAAATTGCCGAGGACGGGGAAATTCTTTGCAAAGGCCCAAATGTAATGATGGGCTATTACAAAGACCCCGAAAAAACGGCCGAGGTAATGACAGGTGCCTATTTCCACACGGGTGACATTGGTGAGATTGATGCAGAAGGTTTTTTGCGCATTACCGACCGTAAAAAAGAGATGTTCAAAACCTCTGGCGGAAAATATGTAGCTCCGCAGTTATTGGAGAATCGTTTTAAGCAATCCAGATTCATCGAGCAGATCATGGTGGTCGGCGAAGGTGAAAAAATGCCAGCAGCCTTGATTCAGCCTAATTTTGAATTTGTAAAGGAATGGGCCAAGCGACATCATATTGACTTGGGATCAAATGATGAATTGGTCAAAAACGAAAAGGTGATTGCCCGTATGCAGGAAGAAGTGGATTGGGCCAACCAAGAATTCGCCAAGTGGGAAAAAGTAAAACAGTTTAGACTTACCCCAGATGTGTGGAGCGTGGAAGAAGGCCACCTTACCCCCACCATGAAACTAAAACGCAAGCCCGTTAAGGAAATGTATCTGGATTTATACAATGATATCTACGAACATTGA
- a CDS encoding four helix bundle protein: protein MARHNFKKLKVWQDGIEFVKDSYNLTRTFPDFERFNLASQMNRCAVSIPSNISEGSSKSTDRHFKKFLENSLGSAFEWETQLIVSFNEGYLDKNDFKALEYKILQIQKMLGKFIDNLSD, encoded by the coding sequence ATGGCAAGACATAATTTTAAAAAATTAAAGGTTTGGCAAGATGGTATTGAATTTGTGAAAGATAGTTATAACCTAACAAGAACTTTCCCTGATTTTGAACGATTCAATCTTGCAAGTCAAATGAACAGATGCGCTGTATCCATACCTTCAAATATTTCGGAAGGTTCCAGCAAAAGTACTGACAGACACTTTAAAAAGTTTTTAGAAAATAGTCTTGGTTCTGCCTTCGAATGGGAAACACAATTAATAGTTTCATTTAACGAAGGATATTTAGATAAAAACGATTTCAAAGCATTAGAATATAAAATACTACAAATTCAAAAAATGTTAGGCAAGTTTATTGATAATCTAAGCGATTAG
- a CDS encoding 3-hydroxyacyl-CoA dehydrogenase/enoyl-CoA hydratase family protein, translating to MKRHINKVAVIGSGIMGSGIACHFANIGVEVLLLDIVPRELTDKEKAQGLTLEDKAVRNRLVNDSFTSALKSKPSPIYHKKFADRITTGNMEDDISKVAEVDWIIEVVVERLDIKKQVLENLDKHRTLGTLITSNTSGIPIRFMSEGRSEDFQKHFCGTHFFNPARYLKLFEIIPGPKTSKDVLEFLNGYGEQFLGKTSVVAKDTPAFIGNRIGIFSIQSLFHAVKEMGMTVEEVDKLTGPVIGRPKSATFRTVDVVGLDTLVHVANGISENCKDDERHELFQLPDFIQTMMDNKWLGSKSGQGFYKKIKGDDGKSEILTLDLDTMDYRSKKSAKFATLELTKTIDKVIDRFPVLVDGKDKAGEFYRKSFGALFAYVTHRIPEITDELYKIDDAMKAGFGWEHGPFQIWDAVGLEKGLEFIKAEGLEAASWVTEMKDAGIDSFYTIKEGNTYFYDIPKNLPASKAGTMEKVPGQDAFIILDNIRKTKEVFKNSGVVIEDLGDGILNCEFQSKMNTIGGDVLAGLNKAVDLAEKDFAGLVIGNQAANFSVGANIGMIFMMAVEQEYDELNMAIKMFQDTMMRMRYSSIPTVSAPHGMTLGGGCELSLHADKVVAAAETYIGLVEFGVGVIPGGGGSKEMALRASDTFRKNDVELNVLQEYFLTIGMAKVSTSAYEAFDLGILQKGKDVVVVNKDRQIATAKAHAKLMADAGYTKPIKRKDVKVLGKQALGMFLVGTDSMEAGHYISEHDKKIADKLAYVMAGGDLSEATMVTEQYLLDLEREAFLSLCTERKTLERIQHMLKTGKPLRN from the coding sequence ATGAAAAGGCATATAAACAAAGTTGCCGTAATCGGTTCCGGAATTATGGGAAGTGGCATTGCATGCCATTTTGCGAACATTGGGGTCGAGGTGTTATTGTTGGATATTGTTCCCCGTGAACTTACCGACAAGGAAAAGGCCCAAGGACTTACCTTGGAAGATAAAGCAGTCCGTAATCGTTTAGTGAACGATTCATTTACATCCGCACTAAAATCCAAACCATCCCCTATTTACCACAAAAAATTCGCTGATCGCATTACCACCGGAAACATGGAAGACGATATTTCCAAAGTGGCCGAGGTCGATTGGATCATTGAAGTGGTAGTAGAACGATTGGACATCAAGAAACAGGTGTTGGAAAATCTGGACAAGCACCGCACACTGGGAACACTTATCACTTCCAACACATCGGGAATCCCTATTCGGTTTATGAGCGAAGGGAGAAGTGAGGATTTCCAAAAGCATTTCTGCGGAACCCACTTTTTCAACCCTGCAAGATATTTGAAACTCTTCGAAATCATTCCTGGGCCCAAAACCTCCAAAGACGTTCTGGAATTCCTAAACGGATATGGCGAGCAGTTCCTGGGTAAAACCTCGGTGGTTGCCAAGGACACCCCCGCCTTTATCGGAAATAGAATCGGAATCTTTAGCATTCAAAGTCTTTTCCATGCCGTAAAAGAAATGGGTATGACGGTGGAAGAAGTCGATAAATTGACGGGGCCGGTAATTGGCAGGCCTAAATCCGCCACCTTCCGTACCGTAGATGTTGTGGGACTGGACACCCTTGTGCACGTAGCCAATGGAATCAGTGAAAACTGTAAGGACGATGAACGTCACGAATTGTTCCAGTTGCCGGATTTTATCCAAACCATGATGGACAACAAATGGTTGGGAAGTAAATCAGGACAAGGTTTCTATAAAAAAATTAAAGGAGACGATGGCAAGAGCGAAATCCTAACCCTGGATTTGGACACGATGGACTATCGTTCCAAAAAAAGTGCAAAATTCGCCACTTTGGAACTCACCAAAACCATTGATAAAGTGATTGACCGTTTCCCTGTTTTGGTTGACGGAAAAGATAAAGCCGGAGAGTTCTACAGAAAAAGTTTTGGAGCACTTTTCGCCTACGTTACCCACCGTATTCCAGAAATCACGGATGAATTATACAAAATTGACGATGCCATGAAGGCTGGATTTGGCTGGGAACACGGACCATTCCAAATTTGGGATGCCGTTGGGCTCGAAAAAGGTCTTGAATTCATCAAGGCCGAAGGTTTGGAAGCCGCTTCTTGGGTTACTGAAATGAAAGATGCAGGAATTGATTCTTTCTATACCATAAAAGAAGGTAATACCTACTTCTACGATATTCCTAAAAACCTGCCTGCCAGCAAGGCAGGGACCATGGAAAAAGTACCAGGTCAGGATGCGTTTATCATTTTGGACAATATCAGAAAAACCAAAGAAGTCTTCAAAAACAGTGGTGTTGTTATCGAAGATTTGGGTGATGGAATCCTGAACTGTGAGTTCCAATCCAAAATGAACACCATTGGGGGCGATGTATTGGCTGGCTTGAACAAGGCCGTAGATCTAGCTGAAAAAGATTTTGCAGGATTGGTTATTGGTAATCAAGCTGCGAATTTCTCCGTTGGTGCCAATATCGGCATGATTTTTATGATGGCCGTGGAGCAAGAATATGATGAGCTGAACATGGCCATCAAAATGTTCCAAGATACCATGATGCGGATGCGATACTCCTCCATTCCAACCGTTTCCGCTCCCCACGGTATGACTTTGGGCGGTGGATGCGAACTTTCACTACACGCTGATAAAGTGGTGGCCGCTGCCGAAACCTATATTGGTTTGGTGGAGTTTGGTGTTGGGGTAATCCCTGGCGGAGGCGGTTCCAAGGAAATGGCGCTTCGTGCCTCGGACACTTTCAGAAAGAATGATGTAGAATTGAATGTATTGCAAGAGTATTTCCTGACCATCGGAATGGCCAAAGTATCAACCTCAGCATACGAAGCCTTTGATTTAGGCATCTTACAAAAAGGAAAAGACGTTGTAGTGGTCAACAAAGACCGTCAGATTGCAACAGCAAAAGCACACGCCAAGCTTATGGCCGATGCAGGCTACACCAAACCTATTAAGCGCAAGGATGTTAAGGTGCTTGGAAAACAGGCTTTGGGTATGTTCTTGGTAGGAACGGACTCTATGGAAGCTGGACATTACATTTCGGAACACGACAAAAAGATTGCCGATAAACTGGCCTATGTAATGGCGGGCGGCGACCTTTCTGAAGCGACAATGGTAACCGAACAATACCTTTTGGATTTGGAACGAGAAGCATTTTTATCGCTTTGTACCGAAAGAAAGACTTTGGAACGTATCCAACACATGTTGAAGACAGGGAAACCACTAAGAAATTAG
- a CDS encoding BspA family leucine-rich repeat surface protein, with amino-acid sequence MNTKNLFLAIISLVFLWSCGKEESPVEVKTNSLADDLDSFVTIWKTVNKNDMISIGTNDEVEQIFDYTIDWGDGTIENLKNGNPAHTYKDVGVYTVAIKGKFPSIKIDRFLTNIYYASYLISLEQWGANQWESLESAFENCKNLEYNAMDAPGLTKITTIRNMFKRAGKFSGANLNDWNVSNITDMESVFHGTRSDKLTVDKWDVKNVVNMKGLFSYSSFNGDISEWDVGKVESMNSMFNGADLFNQNLNNWNVSSVKDMTLMFSDAEAFDKDISEWNVGNVMYMGGMFQFSESFNRDLADWNINNVINMHHMLEGSGMSPENYGNTLVGWLNTGVQHDITLGASGLSYCINDEVEFARGALESVYGWYLWDNGGVDCKL; translated from the coding sequence ATGAATACCAAAAATTTATTTTTGGCGATTATTTCGCTTGTTTTCCTATGGTCCTGTGGTAAGGAAGAAAGTCCGGTGGAAGTAAAAACTAATTCTTTGGCTGATGACCTGGATTCTTTTGTCACTATATGGAAAACAGTTAATAAAAATGATATGATTTCAATCGGAACCAACGATGAGGTTGAACAAATTTTTGATTATACTATTGACTGGGGTGATGGTACTATTGAAAACTTGAAGAATGGCAACCCTGCGCATACATACAAGGATGTTGGTGTTTATACAGTGGCTATAAAAGGAAAATTTCCATCTATTAAAATTGACAGGTTTTTAACCAATATCTATTATGCATCATATTTGATATCGCTAGAGCAATGGGGGGCAAATCAATGGGAAAGCCTGGAGTCAGCCTTTGAAAATTGTAAAAACTTGGAATATAACGCAATGGATGCCCCGGGTTTGACGAAAATCACAACAATCAGAAATATGTTCAAGAGAGCAGGTAAGTTTTCTGGAGCGAATCTCAATGATTGGAATGTGAGTAATATCACAGATATGGAATCAGTTTTTCACGGGACTAGATCTGATAAACTGACGGTTGATAAATGGGATGTGAAAAATGTTGTGAACATGAAAGGTCTTTTCAGTTATTCATCTTTTAATGGGGATATAAGTGAATGGGATGTGGGCAAAGTTGAGAGCATGAATAGTATGTTTAATGGTGCGGACTTATTCAATCAAAATTTGAATAACTGGAACGTAAGCTCAGTCAAGGATATGACCCTGATGTTTTCCGATGCCGAAGCTTTTGATAAGGATATTAGTGAATGGAATGTGGGTAATGTCATGTATATGGGCGGAATGTTTCAATTTTCAGAGAGTTTTAATAGAGATCTCGCCGATTGGAACATAAATAATGTGATTAATATGCATCATATGCTAGAAGGTTCAGGCATGTCCCCTGAAAACTACGGAAATACACTTGTAGGTTGGTTAAATACTGGGGTTCAACATGATATTACCTTAGGAGCTTCAGGGTTGTCATATTGTATAAATGATGAAGTGGAATTTGCTAGAGGTGCATTGGAAAGTGTTTATGGTTGGTATCTTTGGGATAATGGTGGAGTAGATTGTAAACTTTAA